One window from the genome of Bacteroidota bacterium encodes:
- a CDS encoding aminotransferase class V-fold PLP-dependent enzyme yields MTKLEEHFLSFRRNTSGNDVTINTIQGKKKLIYADWIASGRLYLPIEEAIAGRFGPLVGNTHSESNYTGSVMTRAYHHAHKKIKEHVNASGKDIIITAGSGMTGVINKFQRILGLRVPELLRKFIHMEETVKPVVFLTHMEHHSNQTSWLETICDVVVVPPAENGLVSEENLQMELEKYQDRPVKFGAFSACSNVTGIVTPYHKLAKIMHEAGGYAFIDFACSAPYVDIDMHPADPAEKLDAIFFSPHKFLGGPGTPGVLVFDSELYHNTVPDDPGGGTVDWTNPWGEYRFVDDIEAREDGGTPPFLQTIKAAMAIMLKEEMGTENIISREHEMLPGFMEKLDRIPGLHILAGNHRDRLGCVSFYMDNIHYNLVVKILNDRYGIQVRGGCSCAGTYGHYLLNVDPWMSKRITEKISHGDLSEKPGWVRVSIHPTMTNDEIDLIAEAVSEIRKNIDRWSSDYKYDNHRNEFVSSGGDPVLEVGDLFRFR; encoded by the coding sequence ATGACCAAACTTGAAGAACATTTTCTCTCCTTTCGCCGTAACACTTCCGGAAACGATGTGACAATCAACACGATTCAGGGAAAAAAGAAGCTCATCTATGCCGACTGGATAGCGAGCGGAAGACTATATCTGCCAATCGAAGAGGCAATTGCCGGCAGGTTTGGTCCCCTCGTAGGGAATACCCACTCCGAATCAAACTATACGGGTTCGGTGATGACAAGGGCATATCACCATGCCCACAAAAAAATCAAAGAGCATGTAAATGCCTCCGGGAAAGATATCATTATTACTGCCGGTTCAGGAATGACAGGCGTGATCAACAAATTTCAAAGAATACTCGGTTTAAGGGTACCCGAGTTGTTGAGGAAATTTATCCACATGGAAGAGACTGTGAAACCGGTGGTCTTCCTTACTCATATGGAACACCATTCCAACCAAACTTCATGGCTCGAGACCATTTGCGATGTGGTTGTGGTTCCACCTGCTGAAAACGGACTCGTTTCCGAAGAAAATCTGCAAATGGAACTCGAGAAATACCAGGACCGCCCCGTGAAATTTGGGGCTTTCAGCGCGTGCTCAAATGTTACAGGAATAGTAACTCCATATCATAAACTCGCTAAAATAATGCATGAAGCAGGTGGATACGCTTTTATCGATTTCGCTTGCTCCGCTCCCTATGTGGATATCGATATGCATCCGGCAGACCCGGCAGAGAAACTGGATGCCATTTTCTTTTCTCCTCATAAATTTCTCGGTGGACCCGGAACCCCCGGCGTGCTGGTTTTTGATTCGGAACTCTACCACAATACTGTGCCCGATGATCCGGGTGGAGGCACAGTCGACTGGACTAATCCCTGGGGTGAATACAGATTTGTGGATGATATTGAAGCAAGGGAGGATGGCGGAACTCCCCCGTTTCTCCAGACTATAAAGGCTGCAATGGCTATCATGCTGAAGGAAGAGATGGGAACTGAAAACATTATTTCCCGTGAACATGAGATGCTGCCGGGATTCATGGAAAAACTCGACAGGATACCCGGACTCCATATCCTTGCAGGCAACCACCGCGACAGACTCGGTTGTGTGTCATTCTACATGGATAATATCCACTATAATCTGGTTGTGAAAATTCTCAACGACAGGTATGGAATTCAGGTCAGGGGTGGTTGTTCATGCGCAGGCACTTACGGACACTATCTTCTGAATGTCGATCCCTGGATGTCTAAAAGAATTACTGAAAAAATCAGCCATGGCGACCTCTCCGAAAAACCCGGATGGGTCAGGGTATCAATACATCCAACAATGACAAATGACGAAATTGACCTGATTGCCGAGGCAGTTTCCGAAATAAGGAAAAATATAGACCGGTGGTCGTCAGATTATAAATATGACAACCACCGCAATGAATTTGTAAGCAGCGGAGGGGATCCTGTCCTCGAGGTTGGTGACCTCTTCAGGTTTCGCTGA
- a CDS encoding S9 family peptidase — protein sequence MKNLILMVSVILLMTGITTAQKKDDPKMIKTQKDYPAPPVAKKQPVTFTEFGNKRVDNYFWMRDKKDPEVIKYLEAENAYADEVMGHTKVLQETLYNEMKGRIKEQDNSVPYLDNGYWYYSRTETGKQYNIHCRKKGNLDAPEEVIFDVNAMAEGKPTFLFTGYEVSKDNRYAIYSSNTTGSFAEDDLRIRDLQTGKDLGFFVAGTQSYAWANDSKTVFFVKGNEALRPYQLYRADAFGKGNGTLVYEEKDELFNISVYKSKTNDYLMLYSGSFTTSEISLLDANNPTGTFKPFMPRKKDVEYSVYPHKSKFFVLYKDDNSKNSMVYEAPLKGYESMSKWNILIAHDPQVKIENLDVFDNFMVVQERTEGLRKLRTITFDTYVSRWLDFPEAVYSLNLSGTPEYTSKTIRYTYTSLNRPWTTFEYDVFSGQTKKLKVQEIPSGFNPDDYSVERLWATAPDGKKVPMAVVYKKDLKKDGNNPALLYSYGSYGASTEANFNSSVFSLVDRGFVYGIAQIRGGSELGEEWYEDGKLLNKKNTFTDFIACAEYLVNNKYTKPEKLAIMGGSAGGLLVGACVNMRPDLFHVVLAIVPFVDVINTMLDETLPLTTQEWEQWGNPKEEKYYKYMLSYSPYDNVKAVKYPNILATGGLNDSQVSFHEPTKFVAKLRELKKDDNITVLKMNMESGHGGASGRYARLKEVAYQYAFILDRMGYTK from the coding sequence ATGAAAAATCTTATCCTGATGGTTTCAGTCATTTTATTGATGACAGGAATTACCACCGCCCAAAAGAAGGACGATCCAAAAATGATCAAAACACAGAAAGACTATCCGGCACCTCCGGTGGCAAAAAAACAGCCTGTTACTTTTACAGAATTTGGCAATAAAAGAGTTGACAACTACTTCTGGATGAGGGACAAAAAGGATCCGGAGGTTATAAAATATCTCGAGGCAGAAAACGCTTATGCCGATGAGGTAATGGGACACACTAAAGTCCTGCAGGAGACCCTCTACAATGAAATGAAGGGGAGAATAAAGGAGCAGGACAACAGCGTACCGTACCTCGACAATGGCTACTGGTATTACTCCCGTACAGAGACCGGAAAACAATATAACATTCACTGCCGAAAAAAAGGGAACCTGGATGCTCCTGAGGAAGTGATATTTGATGTGAATGCGATGGCAGAAGGAAAGCCGACATTTCTCTTTACAGGATATGAAGTAAGCAAAGATAACCGTTATGCAATTTATTCAAGTAATACAACCGGTTCGTTTGCCGAGGATGATCTTAGAATCAGGGACCTGCAAACGGGTAAAGACCTCGGATTTTTTGTTGCAGGTACACAATCCTATGCGTGGGCTAACGACAGCAAAACAGTCTTCTTTGTTAAAGGGAATGAAGCTCTGAGACCTTATCAGTTATACAGAGCGGATGCTTTTGGCAAAGGGAACGGGACACTGGTTTACGAGGAAAAAGATGAACTCTTCAACATTTCCGTTTACAAAAGTAAAACAAACGATTATCTGATGCTTTATTCGGGAAGTTTTACGACAAGTGAGATTTCTTTACTTGATGCAAACAACCCGACAGGAACTTTCAAACCCTTTATGCCCCGTAAAAAGGATGTTGAGTATTCCGTTTACCCTCATAAGTCGAAATTCTTTGTTCTTTACAAAGATGACAATTCAAAGAATTCCATGGTATATGAAGCTCCGCTAAAGGGGTATGAATCGATGTCAAAATGGAATATCCTGATTGCACATGATCCTCAGGTGAAGATTGAAAATCTTGATGTCTTCGACAATTTTATGGTGGTACAGGAGAGAACCGAGGGATTGCGGAAGCTGAGAACCATCACTTTCGACACATATGTCTCAAGATGGCTTGATTTCCCCGAAGCTGTTTATTCTCTCAATCTGAGTGGTACTCCCGAATACACTTCGAAAACAATCAGATACACTTACACATCACTCAACAGACCATGGACCACTTTTGAATATGATGTCTTTTCAGGTCAGACCAAAAAATTGAAGGTTCAGGAGATTCCGAGTGGATTCAATCCGGATGACTATTCAGTTGAGAGATTGTGGGCAACAGCTCCTGACGGGAAAAAGGTACCGATGGCTGTGGTTTACAAAAAGGACCTTAAAAAAGACGGGAACAATCCTGCACTTTTATATTCCTATGGATCGTATGGAGCTTCCACCGAGGCAAACTTCAACTCGTCGGTTTTCAGCCTCGTTGACCGTGGATTCGTCTATGGCATCGCTCAAATCAGAGGCGGTAGCGAACTCGGTGAAGAGTGGTATGAGGATGGCAAACTCCTGAATAAAAAGAATACATTCACCGATTTCATTGCCTGCGCAGAATATCTGGTGAACAACAAATACACAAAACCGGAGAAACTTGCCATCATGGGTGGAAGTGCCGGCGGACTTCTTGTGGGTGCGTGCGTAAACATGCGTCCCGACCTTTTCCATGTCGTCCTTGCAATCGTCCCGTTTGTGGATGTAATAAACACTATGCTTGACGAGACACTGCCTCTTACAACTCAGGAATGGGAGCAGTGGGGGAATCCAAAGGAAGAAAAGTATTACAAATATATGTTGTCTTACTCGCCTTATGACAATGTAAAAGCGGTTAAATATCCCAACATTTTGGCTACAGGCGGGCTGAACGACTCACAGGTCAGTTTTCATGAGCCGACAAAATTTGTAGCGAAACTGAGAGAGCTAAAAAAGGATGACAACATAACCGTTCTGAAAATGAATATGGAATCCGGTCATGGTGGAGCCTCGGGAAGATATGCCAGATTGAAGGAAGTGGCTTACCAGTACGCTTTTATTCTTGACAGAATGGGCTACACAAAATAG
- a CDS encoding formylglycine-generating enzyme family protein yields MSSFSVRFFLLPVSILLMQSVTFAQTDTGYFASDGEFMRLVEGGTFKMGATEKEKYLISASVPQHTVTVSDYYISTTEVSLANFKKFIYETGYKTVAEIIDSSYIKTKDDFAFTKGINWRHNEWGYLRDSMFNDFPVFHVSWYDAIEFCNWLSRREGLNPVYTIDRSTVDTCNKSEYDKLKWSVTWNDNLPNPGYRLPTESEWEFAARGGNLSKGYFYSGSDEMSAVAVSKNEHLIYKGSYPVAGNTPNELGIYNMSFNVMEWCWDWYADYTPEAKINPKGAPSGNWRVKRGGAWYGLGFEGKPAFRNGYSSDTTFFCQGFRIAKNRKKN; encoded by the coding sequence ATGTCCTCTTTTTCTGTAAGATTTTTCCTCCTGCCCGTTTCAATTTTATTAATGCAATCAGTCACCTTCGCACAAACAGACACCGGATATTTCGCCTCCGATGGTGAGTTCATGCGGCTGGTTGAGGGTGGCACATTTAAAATGGGAGCCACTGAAAAAGAAAAATATCTTATTTCCGCATCTGTTCCTCAACACACTGTAACCGTCTCCGACTATTACATCTCCACCACCGAAGTGTCGCTGGCAAATTTTAAAAAATTTATTTACGAAACGGGATATAAAACCGTGGCAGAGATAATCGACTCAAGCTATATAAAAACGAAGGATGATTTTGCTTTTACCAAAGGAATCAACTGGAGACACAACGAATGGGGGTATCTCAGAGACAGCATGTTCAATGATTTCCCTGTCTTTCATGTAAGCTGGTACGATGCAATTGAATTTTGTAACTGGCTAAGCAGGAGAGAGGGTTTAAATCCTGTTTACACAATCGACAGATCCACTGTCGACACATGCAATAAAAGCGAATACGACAAGCTAAAATGGAGCGTAACCTGGAACGATAACCTTCCAAACCCCGGCTACAGGCTCCCAACCGAATCGGAGTGGGAATTTGCCGCAAGAGGTGGAAATCTGAGCAAGGGTTACTTTTACAGCGGAAGTGATGAAATGAGTGCCGTAGCCGTTTCAAAAAACGAACACCTCATCTACAAAGGATCATACCCTGTCGCAGGAAACACGCCGAACGAACTGGGGATCTACAACATGAGTTTTAATGTAATGGAGTGGTGTTGGGACTGGTATGCAGACTATACTCCTGAAGCAAAAATCAATCCCAAAGGTGCTCCTTCAGGCAACTGGCGTGTCAAAAGAGGCGGTGCATGGTACGGTCTCGGGTTCGAAGGAAAGCCCGCCTTCAGAAATGGTTACTCCTCAGATACGACTTTTTTCTGTCAGGGCTTCAGAATAGCAAAAAACAGGAAGAAAAACTAA
- a CDS encoding PAS domain S-box protein: MMVKENHADQKTDNTPDLALLYELTVQDLPDAVYWVGKDGRFIFVNPAASLHYCYSKDEFSTLNVCDLLSCSIEKWAEEFHTLKEAGSITRETEQKRKSGSSIPVEVKSSYFELDGVGYACNVAKDLSIRKRALKELERSELKMRQLLLNSIDAILLTKPDGTIESANPSACKMFNRSEEEICRIGRAGIVDITDPKLAAALEERAKTGKFFGELTGLLPDGTKFPIEVATALFYLDGLPHSSMIIRDITTRKKVELEMLLNSERLAAINSTKDKFFSMISHDLRSPFHILLNFSQMLLEDADKLSREQIRHYADTLFKSISNLYGLLENLLNWSLIQRDKISFEPEELNLASITDQAFEIISTIALKKNCSDKWSFTGDADFCRQKHANDNYSESRFERHKV, encoded by the coding sequence ATGATGGTGAAAGAGAATCATGCGGATCAAAAGACGGATAACACTCCTGATCTTGCTCTGCTTTATGAACTGACGGTTCAAGACCTGCCTGATGCCGTATACTGGGTTGGCAAGGATGGCAGATTCATCTTCGTGAATCCTGCGGCATCTCTGCACTATTGTTATTCTAAAGATGAATTCTCCACCCTCAATGTTTGCGATCTGTTATCGTGTTCAATCGAGAAGTGGGCAGAAGAATTTCATACACTGAAAGAAGCCGGATCCATTACCCGTGAAACCGAACAAAAGAGAAAGTCCGGTTCTTCAATCCCTGTTGAGGTTAAATCGAGTTATTTCGAACTCGACGGAGTTGGATACGCTTGTAATGTCGCCAAGGATCTTTCAATTCGAAAAAGGGCGTTGAAGGAACTCGAAAGAAGTGAACTAAAAATGCGACAACTCCTTCTTAACAGCATCGACGCAATTCTTCTTACCAAACCCGACGGCACAATTGAATCTGCAAACCCCAGCGCCTGCAAAATGTTTAACAGAAGCGAAGAGGAGATTTGCAGAATCGGAAGAGCGGGTATCGTTGACATCACAGACCCCAAATTGGCAGCGGCTCTCGAAGAAAGAGCAAAGACAGGAAAATTTTTTGGTGAACTTACCGGCCTTCTACCCGACGGTACAAAATTTCCAATCGAAGTTGCCACCGCACTATTTTACCTCGATGGACTCCCTCACAGCAGTATGATAATCAGAGATATCACCACACGAAAAAAAGTTGAACTTGAGATGCTTCTAAATTCCGAGAGACTCGCAGCAATTAATTCAACTAAAGATAAATTCTTCTCGATGATCTCTCATGACCTTCGCAGCCCTTTTCATATTCTGTTAAATTTCTCTCAAATGCTTCTCGAAGACGCTGATAAATTATCCAGGGAGCAGATCAGGCACTACGCAGATACTCTTTTCAAATCGATATCTAATTTGTACGGACTCCTTGAGAATCTCTTAAACTGGTCTCTGATACAAAGGGACAAAATATCCTTCGAGCCGGAGGAATTGAATCTGGCTTCCATTACAGACCAGGCGTTCGAAATAATCTCTACCATAGCCCTTAAAAAAAATTGTTCTGATAAATGGAGTTTTACAGGAGACGCGGATTTTTGCCGACAAAAACATGCTAACGACAATTATTCAGAATCTCGTTTCGAACGGCATAAAGTTTAG
- a CDS encoding ATP-binding protein — protein MLTTIIQNLVSNGIKFSHRGGSILVTAVKGNDELVLIVSDQGVGIKESDLPGLFEQHGNLQTSGTEREKGSGLGLVLCREFAKRHGGSIDVISHPGEGSRFIVSFPDAKKEK, from the coding sequence ATGCTAACGACAATTATTCAGAATCTCGTTTCGAACGGCATAAAGTTTAGTCACCGGGGTGGATCGATTCTCGTAACGGCTGTAAAAGGTAACGATGAGCTTGTTTTGATCGTCAGTGACCAAGGTGTCGGGATAAAAGAGTCTGATTTGCCGGGATTGTTTGAACAGCACGGAAATCTGCAGACTTCCGGAACTGAAAGAGAAAAAGGATCGGGTTTGGGACTGGTACTCTGCAGGGAATTTGCGAAAAGACACGGAGGTTCAATCGATGTGATCAGTCACCCGGGAGAAGGGAGCCGGTTCATTGTTTCATTTCCGGATGCAAAAAAGGAGAAATAA
- a CDS encoding T9SS type A sorting domain-containing protein, which yields MSTTNASSPNEVSIAINPTNPDIIAGGANISYFYVSTNRGATWTQKQMTSSLGVWGDPCLLYDHRGYLYYGHLSNPTVGYWIDRIVVQRSTNNGTTWNDGAGVGLTPPKEQDKEWLAADYHSPLYKGNIYMSWTEFDNYGSGSVSDSSRILFSRSTDAGITWSTPVKVSDRSGDCVDEDNTVEGAVPAVGPNGEVYVSWTGPHGIMFDKSLDGGVTFGNDRFVATHPGGWDYSVPGIYRANGLTVTVCDTSRGIHRGNIYINWSDQGAGSTNTDVYIARSTDGGNTWSAPIKVNNDNSSRHQFFCWLTVDQATGVLYSIFYDRRNTTGNLTDVFVAKSVDGGLTWENFKVSETSFNPSSGVFFGDYTGISAFQGRVYPIWMRADNTTMSIWTAPFFDSAAVLPVELTGFSASVEESKIFLEWQTASEVNNRGFEVERAKMVTAFDKNLTWSTVGFVKGKGTSLYPSRYYFEDERQSPGFYKYRLKQIDLNGDFSYSNEILIDLANPYAYALFQNYPNPFNPSTVISYELPKPGWVSLKVYDITGNIVSTLVNGYKNAGVHEVDFDISSAKSSFSSGVYVYRMETDGYVSSRKMIVLK from the coding sequence ATGTCTACAACGAATGCATCGAGCCCGAACGAGGTGTCGATAGCAATTAATCCGACCAACCCCGACATTATTGCAGGTGGGGCGAACATCAGCTATTTTTATGTTTCCACAAACAGGGGAGCCACCTGGACTCAGAAGCAGATGACTTCCTCACTTGGTGTTTGGGGTGATCCATGTCTTTTGTACGATCACCGCGGATATCTCTACTATGGTCATCTTTCAAATCCCACGGTGGGTTACTGGATTGACAGGATCGTGGTTCAAAGATCGACAAACAACGGTACCACCTGGAATGACGGTGCTGGTGTCGGGCTTACTCCGCCTAAAGAGCAGGACAAAGAGTGGCTGGCAGCAGATTATCACAGTCCTCTCTACAAAGGGAATATCTACATGTCATGGACAGAATTCGATAATTACGGGAGCGGATCCGTCTCCGACAGTTCGAGGATTCTGTTCAGCAGAAGCACAGATGCGGGAATTACCTGGAGCACTCCCGTAAAAGTGAGCGACAGAAGCGGTGACTGCGTGGATGAGGACAATACTGTGGAAGGTGCAGTACCTGCGGTTGGTCCGAATGGAGAAGTTTATGTTTCGTGGACGGGTCCGCATGGAATAATGTTTGACAAATCGCTTGATGGTGGAGTGACTTTTGGAAATGACAGATTTGTGGCTACACATCCGGGCGGATGGGATTATTCAGTCCCGGGAATCTACCGTGCAAACGGATTGACAGTAACGGTTTGCGACACTTCCCGGGGAATTCATCGCGGCAATATTTACATTAACTGGTCGGATCAGGGAGCCGGGTCGACAAACACGGATGTTTATATTGCAAGATCCACGGATGGAGGCAACACATGGAGCGCTCCAATAAAAGTAAATAATGACAACTCGTCACGACATCAGTTTTTCTGCTGGCTTACAGTGGATCAGGCAACGGGAGTCCTTTATTCAATTTTTTATGACAGAAGAAACACCACGGGAAATCTTACTGATGTTTTTGTTGCGAAATCGGTTGATGGAGGGCTTACCTGGGAAAATTTTAAAGTAAGTGAAACATCTTTCAACCCCTCCTCGGGCGTGTTTTTCGGTGATTATACAGGTATATCAGCATTTCAGGGGAGAGTGTATCCAATTTGGATGAGAGCTGACAACACCACAATGTCGATTTGGACAGCTCCATTCTTTGATTCCGCGGCGGTTCTTCCGGTCGAGCTTACCGGTTTTTCTGCTTCGGTGGAAGAGAGCAAGATTTTTCTGGAATGGCAGACTGCCAGTGAAGTGAACAATCGTGGTTTCGAGGTGGAAAGGGCTAAGATGGTAACGGCATTTGATAAAAACCTGACATGGTCGACAGTGGGGTTTGTTAAGGGCAAAGGGACCTCACTTTATCCATCAAGATACTATTTTGAAGATGAGAGACAGTCTCCCGGATTTTACAAATACAGACTTAAACAAATAGATCTAAACGGTGATTTCTCATATTCAAATGAAATTCTCATCGATTTAGCCAATCCTTATGCTTATGCGCTTTTCCAGAACTATCCCAATCCATTTAATCCTTCAACTGTTATTTCATACGAGTTGCCCAAGCCGGGGTGGGTTTCATTGAAAGTATATGATATTACGGGAAACATTGTTTCCACTCTGGTGAACGGATACAAGAATGCAGGAGTGCACGAGGTTGATTTTGATATCAGTTCAGCAAAATCAAGTTTTTCATCGGGTGTTTATGTTTACAGGATGGAGACTGACGGGTATGTTTCTTCGCGCAAGATGATAGTACTAAAATAA
- a CDS encoding T9SS type A sorting domain-containing protein, producing MKIFTRNLPFFLLITLFCFTDQLFSQNHETSIGRAPATQNPVKEVTKNDNLTTTIAYGSDGIGNLWFSAAIPAGTLTQIGPNGGFLHMGGDFDGQGVFYAINGNLNSLITVNYLTGAETVVGVITGVTAGLTVTSISWNPADSKMYLSASNLTTSFLYTINLTTAAATLVGEITNAPCIIAIGINCTGEIYGVDIVTDSLVSINPGTGAGTVLGALNFDANYAQDVDFDFATNTLYLAAYNNTAMSGELRTANLTNGSTALVLGWPGVELTSFGIQGSCGPVPVELNRFEAVPKDGQVELQWATSTETNNKGFSIERKSADGFIEVGFVQGAGTTAEIKQYSFTDRNIPAGTQIYRLRQIDLDGTVALSSEVTVEIGAPTTFSLDQNYPNPFNPSTTFDFKIATGGKVMLSVYDLLGRELEVLVDEMMTPGSYSVKFDATGYSSGIYLYRLESSGFVQTRKLIIMK from the coding sequence ATGAAAATCTTCACAAGAAACCTCCCTTTTTTCCTGTTAATAACACTATTCTGTTTTACTGATCAGTTATTTTCCCAAAATCATGAAACCTCCATCGGCAGGGCTCCGGCTACTCAGAATCCTGTAAAAGAGGTCACCAAAAACGATAATTTGACAACAACAATCGCCTATGGCAGCGATGGAATTGGTAATCTGTGGTTTAGTGCCGCAATTCCTGCCGGTACTCTTACGCAGATTGGACCCAACGGTGGATTTCTACATATGGGTGGAGATTTTGACGGGCAGGGAGTCTTCTACGCGATAAATGGTAACCTCAACTCACTTATAACCGTAAATTATTTGACCGGGGCTGAAACTGTGGTTGGTGTAATTACTGGAGTCACCGCAGGACTAACCGTCACCTCCATTAGTTGGAATCCTGCGGACTCCAAAATGTATCTAAGTGCCTCAAATTTAACGACTTCATTTCTGTACACAATAAATTTGACCACTGCTGCTGCAACTCTTGTCGGCGAAATTACAAACGCTCCGTGTATTATCGCAATTGGAATAAATTGCACCGGAGAGATTTATGGGGTTGATATAGTGACAGACAGTCTGGTATCCATAAATCCCGGAACAGGTGCCGGAACAGTATTGGGAGCGTTGAACTTTGATGCGAATTATGCTCAGGATGTTGATTTTGACTTCGCTACAAACACTCTTTACCTCGCTGCCTATAACAACACTGCAATGTCTGGAGAGCTGCGTACAGCAAATTTAACCAATGGCTCAACTGCCCTGGTACTTGGCTGGCCCGGCGTTGAACTGACTTCATTTGGAATTCAGGGAAGCTGCGGACCTGTCCCTGTTGAATTAAACCGTTTCGAGGCTGTTCCTAAAGACGGTCAGGTTGAACTGCAATGGGCAACTTCCACCGAAACCAATAATAAAGGCTTCAGCATCGAAAGAAAATCCGCCGATGGTTTTATCGAAGTTGGCTTTGTTCAAGGAGCCGGAACCACTGCTGAGATAAAGCAATACAGTTTTACCGACAGGAATATTCCGGCAGGAACACAGATTTACAGACTTCGTCAAATCGATCTCGACGGTACTGTTGCACTAAGTTCTGAAGTGACTGTCGAAATTGGAGCCCCCACAACTTTCAGCCTCGATCAAAATTATCCCAATCCTTTCAATCCTTCAACCACATTTGATTTCAAGATCGCGACAGGAGGAAAAGTAATGTTAAGTGTTTATGACCTGCTCGGAAGGGAATTGGAAGTGCTTGTGGATGAAATGATGACACCGGGAAGCTATTCGGTTAAATTTGATGCTACAGGCTATTCGAGCGGAATCTATCTCTACAGACTGGAATCTTCAGGATTTGTACAGACCCGCAAATTAATAATTATGAAGTAA
- a CDS encoding pyridoxine 5'-phosphate synthase: MRFCLNIDHFATIRNARGGSQPDPVLAALIAEQAGADGIVVHLREDRRHIKDRDVILLRQLVKTKLDLEMAANDEIIKIACEIKPEMATIVPEKRQELTTEGGLDVIANLQSLKDCNKRLKDAGIKVSLFIEPLNEQIDAALESGADMIEIHTGVYSEAKTEEKIVEELDKIEAAALYAHKNGLVVNAGHGLDYHNIKLFRSIHTIDEVSIGHAVVARAMFVGIDNAVREMINLIKLGVQ; encoded by the coding sequence ATGCGTTTTTGCTTAAATATAGATCATTTTGCAACCATAAGAAATGCCAGGGGTGGCAGCCAGCCCGACCCTGTTTTAGCTGCTCTGATTGCAGAACAGGCAGGTGCGGATGGAATAGTTGTTCACCTGCGTGAAGACAGGCGACATATCAAGGACAGAGATGTAATTTTACTGAGACAATTAGTGAAAACGAAGCTCGACCTTGAAATGGCAGCAAATGATGAGATTATCAAAATTGCCTGCGAAATTAAACCTGAAATGGCAACCATAGTCCCTGAGAAGAGGCAGGAACTGACCACTGAAGGGGGACTTGATGTGATCGCAAATCTTCAGTCTCTCAAAGATTGCAACAAGAGATTGAAAGATGCCGGAATAAAGGTTTCACTCTTCATTGAACCGTTGAATGAGCAGATTGACGCAGCCCTCGAGTCGGGTGCTGACATGATTGAAATTCATACGGGAGTTTATTCCGAAGCAAAAACGGAGGAAAAGATAGTGGAGGAGCTCGACAAGATTGAAGCTGCGGCGCTTTACGCTCATAAAAACGGTCTTGTTGTAAACGCCGGACATGGACTCGATTATCACAACATCAAACTTTTCAGATCAATTCATACGATTGATGAAGTAAGTATCGGTCATGCAGTAGTCGCCAGAGCCATGTTTGTCGGAATCGATAATGCGGTAAGAGAGATGATCAACCTTATCAAGCTTGGTGTTCAATAG
- a CDS encoding endonuclease III translates to MKTKIKKIDSLLREYYGEPVRSDNFQDPLDVLIGTILSQNTNDKNSWKAYKNLKENFRDWEEVRQLNREDLENQIKVAGLGKQKSAAILEVLNDLKEKRGTLNLEHTKRMGDTEILDELTSYKGVGVKTASCVLLFSLRRNVCPVDTHVNRIVNRVGLVKSNQPEKTFRLLFGKIPEGLAHSFHSNLILLGREFCRPQNPDCIHCPLLKVCKYDDKNLHSDEKKYSHNDFLLLDML, encoded by the coding sequence ATGAAAACAAAAATTAAAAAGATAGACAGTTTGCTCCGTGAATATTACGGAGAGCCCGTACGAAGTGACAATTTTCAGGATCCGTTGGATGTGCTGATTGGAACGATATTGTCGCAGAACACAAATGACAAGAATTCGTGGAAGGCTTACAAAAATCTTAAGGAAAATTTCAGGGATTGGGAAGAGGTCAGACAGTTAAACCGGGAGGATTTGGAGAACCAAATAAAAGTTGCCGGATTGGGGAAGCAGAAATCGGCTGCCATACTTGAGGTTTTGAACGATTTGAAAGAAAAACGGGGGACCCTGAATCTCGAGCACACCAAGAGGATGGGGGATACTGAAATTCTGGATGAGCTTACCTCGTACAAGGGGGTTGGTGTAAAGACTGCTTCCTGTGTCCTGCTTTTTTCATTGAGACGGAATGTTTGTCCTGTGGATACACATGTGAACAGAATAGTTAACCGGGTTGGACTTGTGAAAAGCAATCAGCCGGAAAAGACTTTCAGACTGTTGTTTGGAAAAATACCCGAAGGGCTCGCTCACAGTTTTCACAGTAATCTGATTTTGCTTGGAAGGGAGTTTTGCAGACCGCAGAATCCGGATTGCATCCATTGTCCTCTTCTGAAAGTTTGCAAATATGACGACAAAAACCTTCATTCTGATGAGAAAAAGTATTCTCACAATGATTTTTTACTGTTGGACATGCTATAG